One window of Scheffersomyces stipitis CBS 6054 chromosome 1, whole genome shotgun sequence genomic DNA carries:
- the CCH1 gene encoding calcium channel protein: HPRSRSASPNTETRSFIREAADENDFEALKEGLSFALGDSGGVGNWLPVGSDSRSERSASPSNERHSHEITSVPSQDIHQAASEYGNYTDNIPLENLAPYSVRTNSNVSRATSKSLRDESLMVPIITPTRSNPVPNLVVNVSPDKLESGDYLTVQQSHVRDGTASPTKLSSVIARISNRIAGTGAQSASSNASKDDLSKTNRLSVNESASDYPLETPISNKSFFHHDNLSRVSNRVNVETPRMAHSHHFTVDDEDATEDLNKTFVSDGLGLYLSEGQQKEELDITNINPQTPGLIHQWRPPHEAATPLMPQGDTEGKRYSSRNSFKDVKSMYLFGNSLLFFGPDSKTRRYCHGVLSHYTTNVVLLISLLLQVVLLAYRQWNPIKLNGYFYTGYNWADYALIAINIVYTLEVVGKVIAYGFADDHIMFQELGLRYPENDLKAMYFNLTYIKRILSWMGITKLIKREDKSVPLQKPPRENKVKFRDDDNGSSSDDPDIKEIDIGGPIKTNTEDHSNINHLKNKYKELNSHHENDVRTSESDDEDIGLMDAIVLPSQTLEARNTLLLRKSQSIDKLNLKRAYIRNSWHRIDFLSMICFWIATLLSINHYDAKHQIMIFRALSCLRILRLINLTTGTTTILKACKIAIPQLIDVAIFIACFWLFFGIIGVQSFKSSLTRQCVWTNPDDPTETYIQTEQFCGSWLSLDGKAQPYIERDGSLSPEIKGYRCPVNSRCISGDNPYNGTVSFDNIFQSLEMVFVVISANTFTDIMYYTMDSDNMAACLFFIATIFIMTVWLTNVFIAVIVASFNITRMEVAEEKKKSKDGKKSLFSNNEKEALYKEKLQNLKNQNVFLKYYYQFEFVFVILIIVDLFVHCFREYGMTDRRRHTLYRFEAAFTIVFMSEVALRFCFHFPNWRLFFASKRNCFDLLLGVVTCVIISDPVKNKLGHTYYWLTVFQLMRFYRVVLATRFTRDLWLKIMGNAKALFDLTLFFFILLFLVSIILARYFEGGIPPDSIDDVDFPMHTLPNAFISLYIITSTENWTDILYSLQEHATTTSYRAFGAIFLIAWFILSNMIILNIFIAVIAKTLEVSEEGKRRKQLLQFIDNMTDRLQNMETDTGLLTKLKEKVFKTRGMRDELQTAVVNLLLTGTAVNDFVDSEDGQISDNEEIMEVPNSKWKRWVKTRSKGGSNLLMNPFFGRGREKPKFAIDNFDPARFAKSIMTERNLLIHNQNKFLIENPRFNYVFYVMGPRHRLRRFCQRMVKPSHGQRIDGEEPYGPVSETIVVIMFLATIALVVTACYLTPLYRRRMVTLHGLYNWIFWLEVAFNVLFTSEFLIKIFADGLIFTPNGYMRSSWNMIDLSVLLSLWIEFFAFIRNDGNLSRIVRGMKAMRALRLLTISETAKANFHNTLISGFWKIINAALISLCLLFPFSIWGLNIFAGRLGYCLDGTSNMSSCFNEYSNTVFDWDILSPNVYTNPQLEFNRFGTAFSTLFEIVSLEGWVDLLQNVMASTGVGTPPEKNATPINGVFIILFNFTSIIFILTLFVSVIISNYSKTTGRAYLTHDQIAWYQVKKILSQVKPSRRKDAAQLSLFRKFCYKMTVEKNRYWNIILTSVLFLHVLALLLECFPSYYTLNNFRFAIYTITATLFTINIVMKLIAQGRSFIRFKWNIFNMVVSIGAFITSLIGMNIDQDSVFININKLFLVGMLFFIIPRSNRLSQLLRFASASLPALLSLSFTWIVMFLVFAIALNQIFGLTKIGPNGNGNLNFRSVPKAMIVLFRCCFGEGWNYIMEDYTLSSPFCTTANSLDDSDCGNKQYAYILFMAWNILSMYIFLNMFVSLILDSFSYINHRSHYSNLIKRDEIRKFKKSWQKFDPEGTGYIKPFLLPKLLHSLDGALAFHFYSGVLEIPILCNQWFTRNNINDPYDITVHYDAIDQTLDCMDIPKIRERRKAYERFIEEALLNMELNNDPGISFSRLILQLPLYTSFQAGQCLNLIDFLERRLLVQKIEKRLHRKRVYETIAAYACRWKYQKNQRRGVRDTDIAFDKELQRNSYLSNAEYSAHWKSLYSDDEFSLDEAKVHIRDFSDTNQFLKPTTENEGAASGVYVPISNSNQTRNRSRSPSRSVHSDSDRPRLFVHIPKDTSSSLNESTGSERIQISPFLRESDGDQNLSVMEFSDIGEALEESSWGEALHQVSSNERRGHNLED, from the exons catcctcgATCTCGATCAGCATCACCAAATACGGAAACTAGATCATTTATCAGAGAGGCTGCCGATGAAAACGACTTTGAAGCTCTCAAGGAAGGTCTTAGTTTTGCTCTTGGTGATTCGGGAGGTGTAGGAAACTGGCTTCCTGTAGGTTCCGATTCTAGATCAGAAAGGTCAGCTTCTCCCTCTAATGAAAGACATAGTCATGAAATTACTTCCGTTCCTTCTCAAGACATTCATCAAGCAGCATCTGAGTACGGCAATTATACGGATAACATACCATTGGAGAACTTGGCACC CTATTCTGTGCGTACCAATAGCAACGTTTCACGTGCTACTTCTAAAAGTCTACGTGACGAGAGCCTTATGGTACCTATAATTACACCCACTCGTTCTAACCCAGTCCCAAATCTTGTTGTCAACGTAAGTCCAGACAAGCTCGAGTCAGGAGATTATTTGACTGTGCAACAACTGCATGTACGAGATGGTACTGCTTCTCCCACAAAGCTCAGTAGTGTTATTGCCAGAATATCTAACCGAATAGCTGGAACAGGAGCACAAAGtgcttcttccaatgcACTGAAAGATGATCTATCAAAGACCAATCGCCTCAGTGTCAATGAAAGCGCATCCGACTACCCTCTAGAGACTCCCATATCAAATAAACTGTTTTTTCATCACGACAACCTTTCTCGAGTCAGCAACAGAGTCAATGTTGAAACACCTCGTATGGCACATTCTCATCATTTTACTgtagatgatgaagatgcaACGGAAGATCTCAACAAGACCTTTGTTTCTGATGGGTTAGGACTATATCTACTGGAAGGACAGCAAA AGGAAGAACTTGACATAACCAATATCAATCCTCAAACTCCAGGTCTCATTCATCAATGGAGACCACCACATGAAGCAGCCACACCGTTAATGCCACAAGGTGACACTGAAGGTAAAAGATATTCTTCTAGAAATTCATTTAAGGATGTCAAATCCATGTATTTGTTTGGAAACTCACTTTTGTTTTTTGGACCTGATTCAAAAACAAGGCGCTATTGCCATGGAGTTCTCTCTCATTACACAACGAATGTTGTTCTTTTGATACTGTTGTTGCTACAAGTCGTGTTGTTGGCATATAGACAATGGAACCccatcaagttgaatgGATATTTTTATACTGGTTACAATTGGGCTGACTACGCTTTGATTGCCATTAACATTGTCTACACGTTGGAAGTAGTGGGAAAGGTCATTGCATATGGGTTTGCTGACGATCATATAATGTTCCAAGAATTGGGGTTGCGATACCCGGAAAATGACCTCAAGGCGAtgtatttcaatttgacaTATATTAAAAGAATATTGTCGTGGATGGGAATCACAAAGTTAAtcaaaagagaagataAGTCTGTTCCATTACAAAAACCACCTCGCGAGAACAAAGTCAAGTTTAGAGATGACGACAATGGAAGTTCAAGTGATGATCCTGATATCAAAGAAATAGATATCGGTGGACCGATCAAAACCAACACTGAGGACCACTCGAATATAAATCATTTAAAGAACAAGTACAAGGAACTTAATCTGCATCATGAAAATGATGTCAGAACCTCAGAGAGTGACGATGAGGACATTGGACTTATGGATGCTATTGTCTTACCATCTCAAACTCTTGAAGCTCGCAACACATTATTGTTAAGAAAGTCCCAATCAATAGATAAGCTTAACTTGAAGAGAGCCTATATTAGAAACAGTTGGCACAGAATTGACTTCTTGTCCATGATCTGCTTCTGGATAGCAACACTACTTTCAATCAATCATTATGATGCTAAACATCAGATTATGATTTTCAGAGCATTGAGCTGTCTTCGTATCTTGAGACTTATCAATTTGACAACCGGTACTACTACCATTCTAAAAGCCTGTAAGATTGCAATTCCTCAGTTGATCGACGTTGCGATCTTTATTGCTTGCTTCTGGCTATTTTTTGGAATCATAGGCGTGCAATCTTTCAAGTCATCTTTAACAAGACAATGTGTGTGGACCAATCCAGATGACCCAACCGAAACATACATTCAAACTGAACAGTTCTGTGGTTCATGGCTCTCATTAGATGGTAAAGCACAACCTTACATTGAACGAGATGGACTGCTCTCCCCAGAAATAAAGGGTTATAGATGTCCTGTTAACTCAAGATGCATTAGTGGTGATAATCCTTACAATGGTACAGTAAGTTTTGACAACATCTTTCAATCGCTTGAGATGGTCTTCGTTGTTATTAGTGCCAATACGTTCACAGATATAATGTACTACACTATGGATTCCGACAATATGGCAGCTTGTTTGTTTTTCATTGCAACGATTTTCATAATGACAGTGTGGTTAACAAACGTTTTCATTGCCGTTATTGTTGCATCATTTAACATTACCAGAATGGAGGTTgctgaagagaagaagaaatcgaaggATGGCAAGAAGTCCCTCTTTTCGAACAACGAAAAAGAAGCCCTTTACAAAGAGAAACTCCAAAATCtcaaaaatcaaaatgttttcttgaagtattaCTACCAGTTCGAATTTGTATTCGTTATACTAATCATCGTTGACCTCTTTGTGCATTGTTTCAGAGAGTATGGGATGACTGATAGAAGACGTCATACCTTGTATAGATTTGAAGCTGCCTTTACTATTGTTTTCATGAGTGAAGTGGCACTCAGATTTTGTTTTCATTTCCCTAACTGGAGACTATTCTTTGCGTCTAAGCGGAATTGTTTTGATCTATTATTGGGTGTAGTAACTTGTGTTATCATCCTGGACCCAGTGAAGAACAAATTAGGACACACATACTATTGGCTAACTGTATTTCAACTCATGAGATTTTATAGAGTGGTTTTGGCAACACGTTTCACGAGAGACCTTTGGCTTAAGATCATGGGAAATGCAAAAGCGTTGTTTGATTTGAcattgttcttcttcattttaCTTTTCTTGGTTTCAATAATTTTGGCCAGATACTTTGAAGGTGGCATTCCACCTGATTCTATTGATGATGTTGACTTTCCAATGCACACTTTGCCAAATGCATTTATTTCTCTTTACATTATCACTTCAACCGAGAACTGGACGGATATATTAtattctcttcaagaacacGCCACAACTACTTCGTACAGAGCATTCGGTgccattttcttgattgcGTGGTTTATTTTGTCGAACATGATCatattgaatattttcATTGCTGTCATCGCAAAAACCTTGGAAGTTTCAGAGGAAggcaaaagaagaaaacaattGCTTCAATTTATTGACAACATGACAGATCGTCTTCAGAATATGGAAACTGACACTGGGTTGCTTACTAAGttaaaagaaaaagttTTCAAAACTAGAGGCATGAGAGATGAATTGCAAACGGCTGTTGTAAACTTATTACTAACAGGGACTGCTGTTAATGATTTCGtagattcagaagatgggCAAATCTCagacaatgaagaaattatGGAAGTCCCCAATTCCAAATGGAAACGTTGGGTGAAGACGAGATCTAAAGGAGGAAGtaacttgttgatgaatcCTTTTTTTGGGAGAGGCAGAGAAAAGCCAAAGTTTGCAATTGATAATTTTGATCCCGCCAGGTTTGCAAAGAGTATTATGACCGAAAGAAACTTATTGATACATAATcagaacaagttcttgatagAAAACCCACGGTTCAACTATGTATTCTATGTAATGGGTCCCCGCCACAGATTGAGAAGATTCTGCCAACGTATGGTAAAGCCAAGTCATGGGCAAAGAATCGATGGGGAAGAACCTTATGGCCCAGTATCTGAAACTATTGTAGTGATCATGTTTTTGGCTACTATTGCGTTAGTTGTTACAGCGTGTTACTTGACCCCTCTCTATAGAAGAAGGATGGTAACCTTGCACGGACTTTACAATTGGATCTTTTGGCTCGAGGTAGCATTTAATGTGTTGTTCACCTCTGAGTTTCtcatcaagatctttgCAGATGGTTTGATTTTCACTCCTAATGGATACATGAGATCGTCTTGGAACATGATTGATTTGAGCGTTTTGTTATCTTTGTGGATTGAATTCTTTGCTTTCATCAGAAACGATGGTAACCTTTCGAGAATTGTGAGAGGCATGAAAGCCATGAGAGCTTTGAGACTCTTGACCATAAGTGAGACTGCCAAAGCAAACTTCCATAATACTCTTATTTCAGGGTTTTGGAAGATCATTAATGCTGCATTGATTTCTCTCTGTTTACTTTTTCCGTTTTCTATTTGGGGATTGAACATCTTTGCTGGCCGTTTAGGGTACTGCCTCGATGGTACCTCAAATATGCTGTCGTGTTTCAACGAATACTCAAACACAGTGTTTGATTGGGATATCCTTAGTCCAAATGTCTATACAAATCCACAACTTGAATTCAATAGGTTTGGTACTGCATTCCTGACATTATTCGAAATAGTTTCGTTAGAAGGTTGGGTAGACTTACTCCAGAATGTGATGGCCAGTACAGGAGTGGGAACACCCCCAGAAAAGAACGCTACTCCAATCAATGGAGTTTTCAttattctcttcaatttcacgagtatcatcttcattttgactttgttcGTCTCCGTCATTATCAGCAACTATTCGAAGACCACTGGCAGAGCCTATTTGACTCATGATCAGATTGCTTGGTATCAGGTAAAAAAGATTTTGCTGCAAGTGAAACcatccagaagaaaagatgcCGCACAATTGTCCTTGTTTAGAAAGTTCTGTTACAAGATGACCGTAGAAAAGAATCGCTACTGGAACATTATACTAACAAGCGTTTTATTTTTACATGTTCTTGCTTTGTTACTTGAATGTTTCCCATCTTATTACACgttgaacaatttcagattTGCCATTTACACTATTACAGCGACGTTGTTCACTATCAATATAGTCATGAAGCTAATTGCACAAGGTAGGTCCTTTATTCGGTTCAAGTGgaacattttcaatatGGTCGTCTCAATTGGTGCTTTCATTACCTCTTTGATTGGTATGAATATAGACCAGGACAGtgtcttcatcaacattAACAAGTTATTCTTGGTGGGTATgttgttcttcattattCCTAGAAGTAACAGATTGAGTCAATTGTTGAGATTTGCGTCTGCCAGTTTGCCAGCATTATTGTCGTTATCCTTTACATGGATAGTTATGTTTTTGGTGTTTGCAATTGCATTGAACCAAATCTTTGGTCTAACAAAGATTGGTCCtaatggaaatggaaatttGAACTTCAGATCCGTTCCAAAGGCAATGATTGTTTTGTTCAGATGTTGTTTTGGAGAGGGCTGGAACTATATCATGGAAGACTACACATTGTCTCTGCCTTTCTGTACCACTGCCAACAGTTTGGATGATAGTGACTGTGGAAATAAGCAATATGCATATATCCTTTTCATGGCGTGGAACATCCTTTCAATGtatatcttcttgaatatgTTCGTTTCGTTAATTTTGGATTCGTTCAGTTATATCAACCATCGTTCGCACTACAGTAATTTGATCAAAAGAGACGAGATTagaaagttcaagaagtcgtGGCAGAAATTCGACCCAGAAGGTACCGGTTATATAAAACCATTTCTTTTGCCGAAGTTGTTGCATTCTCTTGATGGTGCCCTTGcatttcatttctattcCGGCGTCTTAGAGATTCCAATATTGTGCAACCAGTGGTTCACAAGAAACAACATCAATGATCCATACGATATCACCGTTCATTACGATGCTATTGACCAGACATTAGACTGCATGGATATCCCCAAGATCAGGGAAAGACGGAAGGCGTATGAGCGTTTTATTGAAGAGGCATTGTTGAACATGGAACTTAACAATGACCCTGGCATTTCCTTCTCGCGgttgattttgcaattacCATTATACACATCGTTTCAAGCTGGTCAGTGTCTTAATTTGATTGACTTCttagaaagaagattgttaGTAcaaaaaattgaaaagagattACACAGAAAGAGAGTCTATGAAACTATTGCTGCTTATGCTTGTCGTTGGAAGTATCAAAAGAATCAAAGACGTGGAGTTAGAGATACAGACATCGCTTTTGACAAGGAGTTACAGAGAAACAGTTACTTGTCTAATGCAGAATATAGTGCCCATTGGAAGTCGTTGTATTCAGATGATGAGTTTTCTCTTGATGAAGCTAAGGTGCACATCCGTGACTTTTCCGACACGAACCAGTTCTTGAAGCCCACTACAGAAAATGAAGGAGCAGCTAGTGGAGTCTATGTTCCGATCTCGAATAGTAATCAAACTAGAAATAGGAGCAGAAGTCCTCTGCGTTCGGTTCATAGTGATTCTGATAGACCAAGATTATTTGTCCATATACCTAAGGATACATCGTCAAGCTTAAATGAGTCTACGGGATCTGAGAGAATACAGATTTCTCCATTTTTAAGGGAATCAGATGGCGACCAGAATCTTTCTGTGATGGAATTCTCAGATATTGGAGAAGCACTAGAAGAGTCATCCTGGGGAGAAGCTTTACATCAAGTATCAAGCAATGAAAGACGCGGACataatcttgaagattaG
- the RSM27 gene encoding mitochondrial 37S ribosomal protein RSM27 — protein MSLLKKLPTQARLNQVKELSSNIFGHAWNPSCKRTGAKILKEELKGPQLVKYYGVNDSMPTFADFKQWFPELKLVDPKEAYRLHMVQDRKKRNKGAPKKKSKS, from the coding sequence atgtcgttgttgaagaagttgcctACTCAGGCCAGACTCAACCAGGTCAAGGAATTAAGCAGCAACATTTTCGGCCATGCCTGGAACCCAAGCTGCAAGAGAACTGGagccaagatcttgaaggaagaattgaaagGTCCTCAATTGGTGAAGTACTACGGTGTCAACGACTCGATGCCAACTTTTGCCGACTTCAAGCAATGGTTCCCAGAGTTGAAGTTAGTAGATCCAAAGGAAGCCTACAGATTGCACATGGTCCAGgacagaaagaagagaaataaGGGTgctccaaagaagaagtccaagagTTGA